A single genomic interval of Pyrus communis chromosome 7, drPyrComm1.1, whole genome shotgun sequence harbors:
- the LOC137739432 gene encoding pectin acetylesterase 8-like codes for MACKRLGQWLTLLVCLLILLKAESHPVGITLVENAVAKGAVCLDGSAPAYHFDKGFGAGINNWLVHIEGGGWCNSVATCLDRTNNYRGSSTKMEKTMSFSGVLGNKQQTNPDFYNWNRIKVRYCDGSSFTGDVEAVDPATNLHFRGARVFRAIIDDLLAKGMKNAQTALISGCSAGGLASILHCDNFHSLLPVGTKVKCLADAGYFINAKTVSGSQHIQTFYSEVVALHGSAKNLPASCTSRMSPGLCFFPQNVVPQTRTPIFFVNAAYDSWQIKNILAPGVADPKGAWKNCKLSIKNCSPSQLQTMQEYRLQFLNALAGASSSSSNGLFIDSCYAHCQIGTQETWLATDSPMLSKTTIAKAVGDWYYDRTPFKNIDCPYPCNPTCKNREFDSNHQQD; via the exons ATGGCCTGTAAAAGATTAGGCCAATGGTTAACTCTTCTAGTATGTTTACTGATATTGCTGAAAGCAGAAAGCCACCCTGTGGGAATCACTCTCGTTGAAAATGCAGTCGCTAAAGGAGCTG TGTGTTTGGATGGGAGCGCACCCGCTTACCACTTTGACAAGGGATTCGGTGCCGGAATCAACAATTGGTTGGTTCACATCGAG GGTGGAGGATGGTGTAACAGCGTTGCAACTTGCCTTGATCGCACAAATAATTACCGCGGTTCATCAACCAAAATGGAAAAGACAATGTCTTTTTCCGGGGTTCTTGGTAACAAGCAACAGACTAATCCAG ACTTCTACAATTGGAATAGAATCAAAGTTAGGTACTGTGATGGCTCGTCATTCACTGGTGATGTTGAAGCGGTAGACCCA GCAACAAATCTTCACTTCAGAGGAGCAAGGGTTTTCCGTGCCATCATTGATGATTTATTGGCAAAAGGAATGAAAAACGCTCAAACT GCTCTTATATCTGGTTGTTCGGCTGGCGGCTTGGCCTCGATTCTTCATTGTGATAACTTTCATTCTCTCCTACCTGTGGGTACTAAAGTAAAATGTCTAGCAGATGCTGGTTACTTCATTAATGC GAAGACTGTGTCTGGATCACAACACATTCAAACCTTTTACAGTGAAGTGGTTGCGCTACAT GGTTCGGCGAAGAACCTACCTGCATCCTGCACTTCAAGAATGAGTCCAGGGCTG TGCTTCTTCCCACAAAATGTGGTACCCCAAACCCGGACACCAATATTTTTTGTCAATGCAGCTTATGATTCGTGGCAG ATAAAGAACATTTTGGCACCGGGTGTTGCTGATCCTAAAGGTGCCTGGAAAAATTGCAAGCTTAGTATAAAGAACTGCTCACCCAGTCAACTTCAAACCATGCAAG AATATAGGTTACAGTTCTTAAACGCACTTGCTGGTGCGAGCAGTTCTTCATCTAACGGACTGTTCATCGACTCCTGCTACGCTCATTGCCAAATCGGAACACAGGAGACATGGCTGGCAACTGATTCTCCCATGTTGAGTAAGACG ACAATTGCAAAGGCAGTTGGAGACTGGTATTACGACCGCACTCCGTTTAAAAATATTGATTGCCCTTACCCTTGCAATCCCACTTGCAAAAACCGTGAATTTGATTCAAACCATCAGCaagattaa